The Rickettsiales bacterium genome has a segment encoding these proteins:
- a CDS encoding phospholipase D-like domain-containing protein, whose translation MKNHYRLAVSFLFLALSPFSAQATFFSDDCPLPAVNGKNASFETAFTPDSHPTERVVTTLREAKHSIRVVAHTFISKDIAVELVKLGRNGRDVKILLDKNKNESGYTAAKFFITMDNPPHIPRDIKNQYENYILIDDSEIILGDIGALQGSYDEPKNSAGILIIRNVPELVKRYNDNWQRLWDGSQVMVEKISK comes from the coding sequence ATGAAAAACCATTATCGGCTTGCGGTTTCCTTCCTCTTTCTTGCGCTGAGCCCTTTCTCGGCACAGGCAACTTTTTTCTCCGATGATTGTCCGCTTCCTGCTGTGAACGGTAAGAATGCGAGTTTTGAAACGGCATTCACACCCGATAGCCACCCTACGGAACGTGTGGTCACTACATTGCGCGAAGCCAAGCACAGCATACGCGTAGTCGCTCATACCTTTATCTCTAAGGATATCGCAGTGGAACTGGTCAAGCTTGGCCGTAACGGCAGGGACGTCAAGATTCTTCTGGATAAAAATAAAAATGAGTCGGGATATACGGCAGCCAAGTTCTTTATCACCATGGATAACCCGCCTCACATTCCAAGAGATATTAAGAACCAGTATGAAAACTATATCCTGATCGATGATAGTGAAATTATCCTCGGCGATATCGGCGCACTGCAGGGCTCTTATGACGAGCCTAAAAACTCTGCAGGCATTTTAATTATCCGCAATGTTCCCGAACTGGTAAAACGTTACAATGATAACTGGCAGCGCCTTTGGGACGGCTCGCAGGTCATGGTGGAAAAAATAAGCAAATAA
- a CDS encoding YebC/PmpR family DNA-binding transcriptional regulator, translated as MAGHSQFKNIMRRKGAQDAKRAKVFTKIMREINAACKSGAPDPAHNPRLRAAVLKAKQENISKDRIDDALKRASGQGDTDNYEEVRYEGYGPGGVAVIVEALTDNRNRTAPEIRAAFSKAGGNLGESGSVSFMFDRVGIITYPAAKASEEAMLEGAIEAGAVNCESDKEHHQITCSPESFGEVRDALEKKFGEPQSAKLTWLAKTGAPVNEEQAAALLKMIDVLEDNDDVQEVFANYEIADDILERLSA; from the coding sequence ATGGCAGGCCATAGTCAGTTTAAAAACATCATGCGCCGTAAAGGCGCGCAGGATGCGAAAAGAGCAAAGGTCTTCACGAAGATCATGCGCGAAATCAATGCAGCCTGTAAGTCGGGCGCTCCGGACCCGGCGCATAATCCACGTTTGCGCGCTGCCGTCCTGAAAGCCAAGCAGGAAAATATTAGCAAGGACAGAATCGACGATGCGCTTAAACGCGCCAGCGGTCAGGGTGATACGGATAATTACGAAGAAGTGCGCTATGAAGGTTACGGCCCTGGCGGCGTGGCTGTGATCGTGGAAGCCCTCACCGACAACCGCAACCGCACCGCTCCTGAAATACGCGCGGCGTTTTCCAAGGCAGGCGGCAATCTCGGTGAAAGCGGCAGTGTGAGCTTCATGTTCGACCGTGTCGGCATCATCACCTATCCGGCTGCGAAAGCCAGTGAAGAAGCGATGCTGGAAGGCGCCATCGAAGCAGGCGCTGTAAATTGCGAATCGGATAAAGAACATCATCAGATCACCTGCTCGCCGGAATCGTTTGGCGAAGTGCGCGATGCACTTGAGAAGAAATTCGGTGAACCGCAATCGGCAAAGCTCACCTGGCTTGCCAAGACCGGCGCACCGGTCAATGAAGAACAGGCAGCTGCATTGCTGAAAATGATCGATGTGCTGGAAGATAACGACGACGTGCAGGAAGTGTTCGCCAATTACGAAATCGCAGACGATATTCTCGAACGCCTGAGCGCGTAA
- a CDS encoding RT0821/Lpp0805 family surface protein — protein MKTQKLIALALVTSMLAGCNPPPPGAGQSTGGISKQDIGTVGGGVLGALAGSTIGGGRGRLVSTAAGAILGGFVGSSIGKSLDQADAAYANQTAQNALENSQPGQSLPWRNPRSGNSGTITPEQYYRTDDGTYCREFQQTIVVGGERQSAYGRACRQPDGSWKIVQ, from the coding sequence ATGAAGACCCAGAAACTCATTGCGCTTGCGCTCGTGACTTCCATGCTGGCAGGCTGCAATCCTCCCCCTCCGGGCGCTGGTCAATCCACCGGCGGCATTTCTAAACAGGATATCGGCACGGTTGGCGGCGGCGTACTCGGCGCTCTTGCCGGCTCCACCATCGGTGGCGGCCGCGGTCGTCTCGTTTCCACGGCAGCCGGTGCGATCCTCGGCGGCTTCGTGGGCAGCTCGATCGGCAAATCGCTTGACCAGGCAGACGCTGCTTATGCAAACCAGACTGCACAGAACGCGCTGGAGAATTCCCAGCCCGGTCAGTCCCTGCCCTGGCGTAATCCCAGGAGCGGTAACTCCGGCACTATCACACCGGAACAATATTACAGAACCGATGACGGCACGTATTGCCGTGAATTCCAGCAGACCATTGTTGTAGGCGGTGAAAGACAGTCGGCTTACGGCCGTGCCTGCCGTCAGCCGGATGGCAGCTGGAAAATCGTCCAGTAA
- a CDS encoding cation diffusion facilitator family transporter, producing the protein MHNQANHLPYAEVGSLMRRASLMSLIVGVTLVVLKGGAWLMSDSLSLMSSLADSMLDVMASTVNFIAIRYALRPPDDDHRFGHGKAEDLATLAQSTFICGSGGFLVIEGIKRLFLPEPVYNSSIGIAVMVVSIVMTFALVLYQRHVVRKTASSAIAADAMHYFSDFLMNIGVIVAIVMASHFGWKTADPLIALIIAGGLIHGAYHMGRAAFNNLMDREFSDAEREEIKRVVLGFPDISGLHDLRTRRAGIHGFIQFHLVFCNRDISLKQAHKISDNVEEALAAIYPHTEILIHQDPYNDG; encoded by the coding sequence ATGCATAATCAAGCCAACCATCTGCCTTATGCCGAAGTCGGCTCTCTTATGCGCCGCGCTTCACTCATGTCGCTCATTGTCGGAGTAACGCTGGTGGTGCTGAAAGGCGGTGCATGGCTGATGAGCGATTCGCTTAGCCTGATGTCTTCGCTGGCCGATTCGATGCTGGATGTCATGGCCTCGACCGTGAATTTTATCGCCATACGTTACGCGCTGCGCCCGCCGGATGACGATCACCGTTTCGGGCATGGCAAGGCAGAAGACCTGGCAACGCTTGCGCAATCGACTTTCATCTGCGGTTCCGGCGGCTTTCTGGTGATTGAGGGCATCAAGCGCCTGTTTCTCCCGGAGCCTGTCTATAACAGCAGCATCGGGATTGCGGTCATGGTGGTATCCATTGTCATGACGTTTGCGCTTGTACTCTACCAGCGCCATGTAGTGAGGAAAACGGCATCAAGCGCAATTGCAGCTGATGCCATGCATTACTTTTCCGATTTCCTTATGAATATCGGTGTGATCGTGGCCATCGTCATGGCATCGCATTTCGGATGGAAGACTGCAGATCCGTTGATTGCACTGATTATTGCCGGAGGTCTCATACACGGCGCTTACCATATGGGAAGGGCTGCGTTCAATAACCTGATGGACAGGGAGTTTTCCGATGCCGAGCGTGAGGAGATCAAGCGCGTTGTTCTGGGATTTCCCGACATCAGCGGATTACACGATCTGCGTACCCGCAGGGCAGGAATTCATGGCTTCATTCAATTCCATCTTGTGTTTTGCAACCGTGACATCAGCCTGAAACAGGCTCACAAGATTTCCGACAATGTGGAAGAAGCGCTCGCGGCAATTTACCCTCATACGGAAATACTGATCCATCAGGATCCGTACAATGACGGTTAG
- the purU gene encoding formyltetrahydrofolate deformylase, which produces MSNQYILTLSCYDVRGIVAAVSTFLCDNGGFIIESAQFGDASTGRFFLRMEFATDENTPPEEELRKLFYTKVAQKFGMEWKLHNKAVKPRVLIMVSRYGHCLNDLLHRYTTGTLPVEIPAIISNHPDFREIVEWNRIPFHHLPIEAGDKRAQESQVLDLIEEHKIELVVLARYMQVLSPELCARLVGKVINIHHSFLPGFKGAKPYHQAFDRGVKLIGATAHYVTADLDEGPIIEQEVTRVDHTYKPEDLEAVGRDSECSVLARAIKYHIEQRVLINGHKTVVFK; this is translated from the coding sequence ATGAGCAATCAATACATCCTCACCCTCTCCTGCTATGACGTGCGCGGTATCGTCGCAGCCGTCAGTACATTCCTGTGTGACAATGGCGGTTTCATCATCGAGTCCGCTCAGTTTGGCGATGCTTCCACGGGACGCTTTTTTCTTCGCATGGAATTCGCCACCGATGAAAACACGCCGCCGGAAGAAGAACTACGCAAACTCTTCTATACGAAGGTCGCACAGAAATTCGGCATGGAGTGGAAGCTGCACAATAAGGCTGTCAAGCCGCGCGTGCTGATCATGGTGTCACGTTACGGACACTGCCTGAACGATCTGCTGCATCGTTACACCACAGGAACATTGCCGGTCGAAATCCCTGCGATTATCTCTAATCATCCTGACTTCCGCGAGATCGTCGAGTGGAACCGTATTCCGTTCCACCATCTGCCGATTGAAGCAGGCGACAAACGCGCTCAGGAATCGCAGGTGCTTGACCTGATCGAGGAACACAAGATTGAACTCGTCGTACTTGCGCGTTATATGCAGGTGCTTTCGCCGGAACTCTGCGCGCGTCTCGTTGGCAAAGTCATCAACATCCACCATTCATTCCTTCCCGGCTTCAAAGGTGCGAAACCTTATCATCAGGCATTCGATCGCGGCGTGAAACTCATCGGTGCAACGGCGCATTACGTGACTGCGGATCTGGACGAAGGACCGATCATCGAACAGGAAGTCACGCGCGTGGACCATACTTACAAACCAGAAGATCTAGAAGCAGTTGGGCGCGACAGCGAATGCTCCGTGCTTGCACGCGCCATCAAATACCACATCGAACAACGTGTCTTAATAAACGGCCATAAAACGGTCGTTTTCAAATAA
- a CDS encoding YbjN domain-containing protein, producing the protein MTTLRVENDNILSNPLDLVEQVIIDRDWAYDRPADEEIVAEVNSSWCNYRIWFTWQPDQGALIFSCAFETKLPKAVTRKLYPLLAMVNDKLWIGHFDLSSDDNSVAFRHTMLMRGGCVMAIEQLEDLIDIAIAECERFFPAFQGIIWGNKSAEEALTAAIFETVGEA; encoded by the coding sequence ATGACAACTTTGCGCGTTGAAAACGACAATATTCTTTCCAATCCTCTCGACCTCGTCGAGCAGGTGATCATCGATCGCGACTGGGCATACGATCGTCCCGCCGATGAAGAAATTGTTGCCGAAGTAAATAGCTCGTGGTGCAACTATCGCATCTGGTTCACGTGGCAGCCTGATCAAGGTGCGCTGATTTTTTCCTGCGCATTTGAAACCAAACTTCCTAAAGCGGTGACACGAAAATTATATCCGCTGCTCGCGATGGTCAATGATAAATTGTGGATCGGTCACTTCGATCTTTCGAGTGATGATAATTCTGTCGCATTCCGTCACACGATGCTGATGCGTGGCGGATGTGTGATGGCGATCGAACAGCTCGAAGATCTGATCGACATCGCTATCGCTGAGTGCGAACGTTTCTTCCCCGCATTCCAGGGAATCATCTGGGGCAACAAGTCCGCAGAAGAAGCTCTCACTGCTGCTATCTTTGAAACCGTCGGCGAAGCGTGA
- the ruvC gene encoding crossover junction endodeoxyribonuclease RuvC yields MGIIIGIDPGLQKTGWGIIRSSGNSLSLIACGTVKTDSSQKVIAPRLLHLSSELSTIIAQYNPDEAAVEETFVNVNGQSTLKLGQARGAILLTLVQSGLPVSEYAATLVKKSVVGIGRAEKHQVAQMVQMLLPGCGSHGADAMDALAVAICHAHHHRFQ; encoded by the coding sequence ATGGGCATCATCATCGGCATCGATCCGGGATTGCAGAAAACAGGCTGGGGTATTATCCGCAGCAGCGGCAATTCGCTCTCGCTCATTGCCTGTGGCACTGTTAAAACCGATAGTTCACAGAAAGTCATCGCGCCACGCCTGCTGCATCTGAGCAGCGAACTTAGCACCATTATCGCGCAATATAATCCGGACGAAGCAGCGGTGGAAGAAACCTTCGTCAACGTGAACGGTCAATCCACCCTGAAGCTTGGACAGGCACGCGGCGCGATATTGTTGACGCTGGTGCAAAGCGGTCTTCCAGTCAGTGAATATGCAGCTACGCTTGTGAAAAAAAGCGTGGTCGGCATCGGCCGAGCGGAAAAACATCAGGTGGCGCAGATGGTGCAGATGCTGCTGCCCGGCTGCGGCTCACATGGAGCAGATGCGATGGATGCGCTTGCGGTAGCAATCTGCCACGCGCATCATCACAGATTTCAGTAA
- the proC gene encoding pyrroline-5-carboxylate reductase has translation MSRFPESLLLLGAGKMGSALLAAWHAHGMRKDAITVVDSHITQDGIINNIDDVNIAPECIVLAVKPQSMDELLPELAKKFGDAPLYISIAAGKDIAYFEKHLGDAAIVRTMPNTPALIGKGITALCANRKTSEAQKAVATALLEAAGETVWLENESLMDAVTAVSGSGPAYIFLLLEALTVAGVAQGLPEAICRKLAMSTVAGSAALAAASSKEFAQLRSDVTSKGGTTEAALSVLMKDDALKQLFADAVAAAVKRGKELH, from the coding sequence GTGAGCCGTTTTCCTGAATCGTTATTACTGCTCGGCGCTGGCAAGATGGGCAGCGCCCTGCTTGCTGCATGGCACGCGCACGGAATGCGCAAGGATGCGATCACCGTTGTTGATTCACACATCACTCAAGACGGCATCATCAATAACATTGATGATGTGAATATTGCACCTGAATGCATCGTGCTTGCCGTCAAACCACAGTCGATGGATGAGCTGCTTCCTGAACTTGCGAAGAAGTTCGGCGATGCACCGCTTTATATTTCCATCGCTGCAGGAAAAGACATTGCATATTTCGAGAAGCATCTGGGCGATGCCGCTATTGTGCGTACGATGCCCAACACTCCCGCACTGATCGGCAAAGGCATCACCGCACTCTGTGCTAACCGCAAAACGAGCGAAGCACAAAAAGCTGTCGCCACTGCTTTGCTGGAAGCTGCCGGTGAAACTGTGTGGCTTGAAAATGAATCACTGATGGATGCCGTCACTGCCGTTTCAGGCAGCGGGCCCGCTTACATCTTTCTTCTGCTGGAAGCACTCACTGTCGCAGGTGTGGCGCAGGGACTGCCTGAAGCTATTTGCAGAAAGCTCGCCATGAGCACCGTTGCCGGCAGTGCTGCGCTTGCTGCTGCTTCTTCAAAAGAGTTCGCGCAATTGCGTTCTGATGTAACCAGCAAAGGCGGTACGACGGAAGCAGCGCTCAGCGTGCTGATGAAAGACGATGCGTTGAAGCAATTGTTTGCCGATGCAGTCGCCGCTGCAGTGAAGCGCGGCAAGGAATTACACTAA